A section of the Tenrec ecaudatus isolate mTenEca1 chromosome 15, mTenEca1.hap1, whole genome shotgun sequence genome encodes:
- the LRRC30 gene encoding leucine-rich repeat-containing protein 30 — protein sequence MGAKQSRGHSKDKDPQRIWLLGRRQKLSPWDDALLSGRDPRSLLKHGMHHITFSLVTKGMTDVPDFLWGLPEVQKLNLSHNQLRILPPEVGKLTRIVVLNLSGNRLKRLPGELSLLKSMKVLFVNMNCLTEVPPELSSCKHLEVLSLSHNCLAQLPASLADLSSLRKLNLSNNAFAHLPMCVFSLKQLDFLHVGSNRLENIAESIQCLASLQIFIAESNNIHSFPRSLCLVTSLELLNLNDNDIQTLPEELYLLGRLARIAWNPMDKGLHISHNPLSKPLPELIEGGLEMLFSYLKDKNRN from the coding sequence ATGGGGGCCAAGCAATCAAGGGGTCATTCCAAGGACAAGGATCCCCAAAGGATATGGCTGCTGGGGAGAAGGCAGAAGTTGTCCCCGTGGGATGATGCCCTTCTCTCTGGAAGAGACCCGAGGTCCCTGCTGAAGCACGGCATGCACCACATCACCTTCAGCCTGGTCACCAAAGGGATGACAGATGTCCCCGACTTTCTATGGGGCCTGCCGGAGGTCCAGAAGCTCAATCTGTCCCACAACCAGCTCAGGATTCTGCCTCCTGAAGTGGGCAAGCTGACTCGGATCGTGGTGCTGAACTTGAGTGGGAACCGTCTAAAGAGGCTGCCCGGAGAACTCAGCCTTCTCAAGAGCATGAAGGTGCTGTTTGTCAACATGAACTGCCTGACCGAGGTGCCGCCGGAGCTGAGCTCCTGCAAACACCTGGAAGTGCTGAGCTTGTCCCACAACTGCCTTGCCCAGCTGCCTGCCAGCTTGGCGGACCTCTCCAGCCTGAGGAAGCTGAACCTCAGCAACAACGCCTTCGCTCACCTCCCCATGTGcgtgttttccttgaagcagctggactTCTTGCACGTGGGCTCCAATCGACTGGAAAACATCGCCGAGAGCATCCAGTGCCTGGCAAGCCTGCAGATCTTCATTGCAGAGAGTAACAACATCCATTCCTTCCCCAGGTCGCTCTGCTTAGTCACCAGCCTGGAGCTGCTAAACTTAAATGACAATGACATCCAGACCCTGCCAGAGGAACTCTACCTGCTGGGGAGACTGGCAAGGATCGCTTGGAACCCCATGGATAAGGGGCTCCATATTTCCCATAACCCTTTATCCAAGCCCCTGCCTGAGCTGATAGAGGGTGGGCTAGAGATGCTTTTCAGTTACCTGAAGGACAAAAACCGCAACTAA